The Scyliorhinus torazame isolate Kashiwa2021f chromosome 17, sScyTor2.1, whole genome shotgun sequence genome includes a window with the following:
- the nthl1 gene encoding endonuclease III-like protein 1 isoform X1, with the protein MASTSPYFTPGVLTRNMSRRVCAAAGGSGPNLAKLSRLQQPGTSCGRPARRDAAEQPAAHSIQETVREVPQVQFGDSVPRNAAKQKRERLQAGCNSRRVSQCASPADETNSTWQPKDWREQWDNITEMRKGRDAPVDSMGAEQCFDKTATPEVMRYQVLLSLMLSSQTRDHVTFAAMNKLRDHGLTVENILTMEDKTLGELIYPVGFWRSKVKYIKQTTVILKEQYNGDIPSSISELLKLPGVGPKMSHLIMKIAWNNVSGISVDTHVHRIVNRLKWVRKETKNPEESRQALEEWMPRELWSRTNWLLVGFGQQTCLPVNPRCAGCLNRDICPSAKNNLRKTNPGLPPSSLHQPCQQQQ; encoded by the exons ATGGCTTCCACATCGCCTTATTTTACACCGGGGGTACTGACCCGGAACATGAGCCGTCGGGTGTGCGCGGCCGCCGGAGGCAGCGGCCCCAACTTAGCAAAGCTTAGCAGGTTGCAACAGCCCGGGACAAGCTGCGGAAGACCTGCTCGCAGGGATGCAGCAGAACAGCCCGCCGCCCACTCGATCCAGGAAACGGTCAGAGAAGTCCCACAGGTACAGTTCGGAGACTCTGTCCCCAGAAATGCAGCGAAGCAGAAAAGGGAGCGCTTGCAGGCTGGCTGCAATTCGCGACGAGTCAGCCAATGTGCTTCACCAGCTGATGAGACAAACTCTACTTGGCAACCCAAGGACTGGCGAGAGCAGTGGGATAACATCACGGAGATGAGGAAGGGTAGGGATGCGCCCGTGGATAGCATGGGCGCCGAACAATGTTTCGACAAAACTGCCACCCCGGAG GTCATGAGGTATCAGGTGCTTTTGTCACTCATGCTCTCCAGCCAGACCAGGGATCACGTGACGTTTGCAGCAATGAATAAGCTGAGGGACCATGGCTTGACTGTGGAGAACATTCTCACGATGGAGGATAAGACACTTGGAGAACTCATCTATCCAGTCGGATTCTGGAGG AGTAAAGTGAAGTACATCAAACAGACCACTGTGATCCTGAAGGAACAGTACAATGGTGACATTCCCAGTAGCATCAGTGAACTTCTGAAACTTCCAGGAGTGGGACCGAAGATGAGCCATCTCATCATGAAGATAGCCTGGAACAACGTGTCCGGCATCA GTGTTGACACCCACGTGCACAGGATCGTAAACCGGCTAAAGTGGGTCAGAAAGGAGACAAAGAACCCAGAGGAAAGCAGACAGGCGCTGGAAGAATGGATGCCACG CGAGCTCTGGAGCCGGAcgaactggctgctggtggggttTGGTCAGCAGACGTGCCTGCCAGTGAACCCTCGCTGTGCTGGATGTCTCAACAGAGATATCTGTCCCTCAGCCAAGAACAATCTTCGGAAAACAAATCCCGGGCTTCCTCCCAGCTCCCTGCATCAGCCTTGCCAACAACAACAATAA
- the nthl1 gene encoding endonuclease III-like protein 1 isoform X2 produces the protein MASTSPYFTPGVLTRNMSRRVCAAAGGSGPNLAKLSRLQQPGTSCGRPARRDAAEQPAAHSIQETVREVPQVMRYQVLLSLMLSSQTRDHVTFAAMNKLRDHGLTVENILTMEDKTLGELIYPVGFWRSKVKYIKQTTVILKEQYNGDIPSSISELLKLPGVGPKMSHLIMKIAWNNVSGISVDTHVHRIVNRLKWVRKETKNPEESRQALEEWMPRELWSRTNWLLVGFGQQTCLPVNPRCAGCLNRDICPSAKNNLRKTNPGLPPSSLHQPCQQQQ, from the exons ATGGCTTCCACATCGCCTTATTTTACACCGGGGGTACTGACCCGGAACATGAGCCGTCGGGTGTGCGCGGCCGCCGGAGGCAGCGGCCCCAACTTAGCAAAGCTTAGCAGGTTGCAACAGCCCGGGACAAGCTGCGGAAGACCTGCTCGCAGGGATGCAGCAGAACAGCCCGCCGCCCACTCGATCCAGGAAACGGTCAGAGAAGTCCCACAG GTCATGAGGTATCAGGTGCTTTTGTCACTCATGCTCTCCAGCCAGACCAGGGATCACGTGACGTTTGCAGCAATGAATAAGCTGAGGGACCATGGCTTGACTGTGGAGAACATTCTCACGATGGAGGATAAGACACTTGGAGAACTCATCTATCCAGTCGGATTCTGGAGG AGTAAAGTGAAGTACATCAAACAGACCACTGTGATCCTGAAGGAACAGTACAATGGTGACATTCCCAGTAGCATCAGTGAACTTCTGAAACTTCCAGGAGTGGGACCGAAGATGAGCCATCTCATCATGAAGATAGCCTGGAACAACGTGTCCGGCATCA GTGTTGACACCCACGTGCACAGGATCGTAAACCGGCTAAAGTGGGTCAGAAAGGAGACAAAGAACCCAGAGGAAAGCAGACAGGCGCTGGAAGAATGGATGCCACG CGAGCTCTGGAGCCGGAcgaactggctgctggtggggttTGGTCAGCAGACGTGCCTGCCAGTGAACCCTCGCTGTGCTGGATGTCTCAACAGAGATATCTGTCCCTCAGCCAAGAACAATCTTCGGAAAACAAATCCCGGGCTTCCTCCCAGCTCCCTGCATCAGCCTTGCCAACAACAACAATAA